The genomic DNA CGGGCGGCGCAAGGAGCTGCGCGGCCACGAAGCGCGGCTCGAATTCGGTGCCGAGTTCAAACTGTTCAGCCAGAGCGTCGCCTCGGCCCTCGCCCTCGCCGCCACGCCGGAGCAGTGCGATGAGGCGATCGCCCGGTTGATGCTCACCCTCGAGGAGATCGAAAGCCGCTACGCCGACCTCGATGAATTCCTCGACGAGCTGGTGACCAAACGCGAAGAGGTCACCGAAGCGTTCAGCGCCAAGAAGCAGCATCTCCTCGAAGCGCGCCAGCGGCGGGCGCAGCGGTTGGCGGAAGCCTCGGAGCGCATCCTCGCCTCCCTCGAACGGCGCGCCGGCAGCTTCGATGCGGAGGACGATCTCAACGCCTTCTTCGCCGCCGATCCCATGCTCCTGAAGCTGCGCGACCTGACGGAGCGTCTGCGCGAGACCGGCGACCAGGTCAAGGCCGAGGAGATCGAAGGCGCCATCAAGGCGGCGCGGCAGGAGGCCGCTCGGACGCTGCGCGACCGCCGGGAGATCTTCGAGGCGGGTCACCTGGTGCGCTTGGGGCGTCACCGCTTCGCCGTCAACAGCCAGCCCTTCGACCTGACGGCGGTCACCAAGGGCGACGGCCTCCAGCTCCACCTCACCGGCACGGACTTCTTCGCGCCGATCGACGATCCGGCCCTGGCCGAGATGGAGGACTACTGGACCCAGTCGGTGGTTTCCGAAACGGAAGACCTCTACCGCGGTGAATTCCTCGCCTGCTCCATTCTGCGCGCCGCCGAGCTGGGCGAAGACGGCCTCGATTTGGACGCCCTCCACGTCGCCCTCGAAGAAGGCACGTTGCTGGAGGTGGTGCGCGCCTTCGCCGCCGAGCGCTACGACGAGGGCTACGAGCGCGGCGTGCACGATCACGACGCCGCCCGGATCCTCGAATACCTTGTTTCGGCCACCTCCACCGTCGGCCTGTTGCGCTACCGGGCGGACGCCCGCGCCCTGGCACTTCTCTACTACGCCACCGGCCTCGACCGAGGCGGCCAGGACCTGCTCCGCCGGCGCTCGGCCAGTCTGGTGCGACTGCGCTCGAAGCTCGACCACCGCGCCGCCACGGCGGCCCTCGAAGGAGAACTGGCCGAGCGCATCGCGGCCTACGCCGAAGAGCTAGCTACCTCGGAACGGACCGAGCCGCACCGCGGTGGGCCACCGGTGGCCGCTTCCGCCAGCCCGGCGCAGAGCGCCGCCTACCTGGTGGAGCAGCTCTCCGAAGCGAGCCCGGAGTTCGTGGTGGCCGGCGACGCGGAAGATCTGGCTGAGGCCTTCCAGCGCCACCTACGGGACCAGTCCCTCGATCGCCAGCTCGAAGACGATCTGCGGGCCCTGGAGGATCTCGGCCAGCGCCTCGCCCTCGCCCGCCTGTGGCTCGAAGGCTTCGTCGCCCGCGGCGCCGGCAACGACACCCCGCCGGCCGCCGAGTGGACCCGCGACGAGGTCGCCGTGTGGCTCGCCCTGGGCGATCGCTCGGGGGTCGAGCGGATCGTCCACCGACCGCTCCTCGCCGCCGAAGTCTCCGGCCTCCTGGGTTCCCATCGGCGCATTCGCGACGGCCGAGTGAGCCTTCGCCTCGATGAGCTGCTGGCCCGCTTCGAGCGCTTCCGGGCGGCACGGGTCCCGGGCTTCCGGGCCTACCAGAAACTTCGCCACGAGGCCCTGGAGAAAGCCCGCCGGGACCTGCGCTTGGCGGAATTCGAGCCGAAGGTGATGAGCGCCTTCGTCCGCAACCGGCTGCTCGACGAGGTGTACCTGCCGCTGATCGGCGACAACCTGGCGAAGCAGATCGGCGCCGCCGGCGGCGACAAGCGCACGGACCTGATGGGTCTCTTGCTCCTGATCTCGCCGCCGGGCTACGGCAAGACCACCCTGATGGAGTACATCGCCGACCGCCTGGGGCTGGTGTTCGTCAAGGTCAACGGGCCGGCGCTGGGCCACTCGGTGACGTCTTTCGATCCCCAGGAAGCGCCCAACGCCACCGCCCGCCAGGAGGTCGAGAAGATCAACTTCGCCTTCGAGATGGGCAACAACGTGCTGCTCTATCTGGACGACATCCAGCACACCTCCAGCGAGCTGCTGCAGAAGTTCATCTCTCTGTGCGACGCCCAGCGTCGGGTGGAGGGCATTTGGCGCGGCCGCGGCCGCACCTACGACCTGCGCGGCAAGCGCTTCGCCGTGTGCATGGCCGGCAACCCCTACACCGAGTCCGGCGAGCGCTTCCAGATTCCCGACATGCTCGCCAACCGCTCGGACGTCTACAACCTGGGCGACGTCCTCTCCGGCAAGGACGAACTTTTCGCCCTCTCGTACATCGAAAACGCCCTCACCTCGAACCCGGTGCTGGCGCCGCTCGCCGGCCGCAATCGCCAGGACCTCTACCACCTGGTGCGCATGGCCGGCGGCGAGAAGGTGCCGGCGGACCAGCTCGAACACCCCTACGGCAGCGCCGAACTGAGCGAGGTACTGGCGGTGCTCGCCAAACTGCTGAGGGTGCAGGAGGTGCTGCTGGCGGTGAACCGGCAGTACATTGCCTCGGCGGCCCAGGACCCGCGCTACCGCACGGAGCCGCGCTTCCAGCTCCAGGGCAGCTACCGCAACATGGCGAAGCTGGCCGAGAAGATCGTCGCCGTGATGGACGCACGGGAGCTCGAAGCGCTGCTCGACGACCACTACCAGGGAGAGGCCCAGACCCTCACCTCCGGCGCCGAGCACAACCTCTTGAAATTGCGCGAGCTGCGCGGCGTGCTGACCGACGACGAAGAAGAGCGCTGGCGGGAGATCAAGCAGGGTTTCGCCAAGCACCAAGCGGTGGGCGACGACGAAGATCCCGTGGCCCGGGTCACCGGCACCCTCGGTCTGCTGTCGGACCGGCTGGCAGAGATCGGCCGCGAGATCCAGCGCGCGGCCGAGGACCGCACCGTCACCCTCGAAGCACCGGCGAAGGACGAGTCACCGACCGCCCTAAAGGTCGAATTCGGCCCCTACCTGGAGCGCCTGCAGACGGTGCTTGAAGCCCTCTCGGCAAGCGACACGGCCACCCGCGAAGCCCTCGCTGCTCGACCCGTCGAGGCAACTCCCCCACCCGTCTCGGCGATCGATCCGGAGCAGGTCGCCGCCATCTACGGACAGCTCCAGGCCCTCGCCAGCGGTCTCGGCACCATCGCCCACACCCTCAACCAGGGGCTCCAGGCGCGACCGGCCGAGTCAGCCCAGGCGGGCACCACCTTCCAGGTGGTCCAGACCCTCCAGTCCGGCGTCTACGACATTCTCGATGAACTCACCGGTACGGTGGACCAGGGGTTGATGGAATCCGTGCGCTCCATCCACCGCTGGATGAAACGCCAGGAAGTGCCGCCGGACAAGCGGATCGAAAAACTGTTCAGCACCACCCTCGAACAGCTCGACCGCATGAAGGACCTGACCACCGCCCTGCGGCGGATCGACACCCAGGGTCTCAAGGCAGGGGAATCCTAGGACTCACAACCAACGGCGCACCGACGCCCTATAGCGCAAGTACTCGTCACCGAATTTGCCAGTCAGGTACTCCTCCTCGTGGCGCACGGCGGTGAGGTAGACCAGCCACAGGGAGAGCGGCACCGTGAGGACGATCCAGCCGTACCCCTTGAGCACCCCGGCGCCGATCTGGAGCAGCGCCATCCCCACGTACATGGGATTGCGGGTCCAGCGGAAGATGCCCGCGGCGACAATCGACGGGGTGGGCTTCCAGGGTTCCGGATCCTGGCCCGAGCGAAAGAAGAGCCGCATCGCCAGAGCGATCAGGAGCGCCCCGAGAACCAGGCAGAGGATGCCCACCGGCAGGGTCCAGGCCCCGGCGAGCGGCAGGGCGATGACCTGACGCTCCATCAGCGCACCGAGGAGCGCCGCGGCCAGAAAGACGAGGGGTGGCGGCATGCGCACCCGGGCGCCGTCTTTGGGTTCCGATGACATCGCCCGATCCTATCCCCTGGCAGGATCTTCAGGACCCGGACGCTCGTCGGTGGCGGACCTTCCGGATGCTATTCTCACCACCACTTGGCCCCCGGAAAGTCTTGCCGTGAGACCCATTTTTCAGAGTTCTGACTGCGACCAGACCCTGCGGCGCAAGGGTTGGGTTCGAACTCCCCTGCTCGATTCGCGGCAGGTGACTGCGCTGCGGGCGCGGATCGACGAATTGCAGCCCGCCGACGGCTTTGCGCCCGGCGCGGAGGACCCCCAGCGGCCCACCTATCACTGCACCTACCTCGACCCGAAGGTCGAGTACCGGCGGGCTTCGGACCACCTGATCCGGGAGTTCTTTGCCGCGCCGCTCAAGGAACTGCTGGCGGACTACCGGATTCTCACCAGCAACATCCACGTCAAGCCGCCGGGGCAGGGGGCGTTGATGATCCACCAGAATTGGCCGACCACCGCCCAGCTTTCGGACACCACCGTCACCGCCTGGTGCCCGCTGATCGATGTCGATGAAACGAACGGCGCCCTGCAGGTGATCGACGGCAGCCACAAGCTGCTGCCGGAGGTGGCCAATTTCGCCTCGACGCCCTACTTCCACAGCTTCGAGGCGGCCTTGAAGGAAAAGTACTTCGTGCCCTTGGAGACGACCGCCGGCGAGGCGGTCATCTTCGACGACAGCCTGCTCCACTACTCCGCCGACAACCGCACCGGGCAAGCGCGCGTCGCCATCCAGATCGAGCTGGTACCGCGGGAACTCACCACGGTGATTCACTGGCTCGACCCGGCTCAGCCGGAGCGCTTCGAGGTGCTGGCGGCGGATTCGGACTTCTACGTGGAAGTGGGGCCGGCGCTCTTCGCCGGGCGGCCGGACCTGCCCAGCCTGGGGTTCGTCGACAACCGTAATCGACAAATCGACGAGGCCGAGTTCGCGGCGTTGCTTTCGCGGGGCCAGGAGATCCGGGCAACGATCTACGGCGCGTAGAACCTACCTCCCGGCAGCGATCCAGCGGCGCCACCACGGCACCCGCACCGGCTCGGCGCCGGCGTGGTGGGAGATGGCCTGCTCCAGGTCATCGGGCGACAGCTCCGGCGGATTCCACGGCAAGAACCCCAGACTGGGAGCCTCGGGCCGCGACCGATAGTCGTAGCGATACAAGAAATCGCGCTCGATGCGAAAGGCTTCGATTTTCTGTGCCTCCGGATCGAGCCAGTAGAACCGCATTTCCGCCCGCCGCGGCTTGACCCCGACGAAGGCGGCGCTGCGCCGCTCCCGGGAGGTGTTGGAGGTGGTGGCGTGGATCAGCGCGTGGTCAAAGAGCACCGCCTGGCCGCGGCGGACGGTGAGTACCTGGCGGTGGGCGTCGACCACCGCCTCCAGCTCGTCGCGAGCGTAGATCGACGGGATGGTGGG from Acidobacteriota bacterium includes the following:
- a CDS encoding DNA repair ATPase; the protein is MADPTTGATPEDTTIREAEASATLDQGTYELVRDRLAEQAKALGDKAEALNDRRIELFGGQEMSVAGSVRIRTENNCVPRALAQVGNHLVFGYNVFIGLRKETTVEDVFSCHHFAEKDGAFTLEPVAAEFLRTPKFVDAFDELYTYYRSTRLLQLRNLDGRLLAVFQTGATVHDIKVLRWAIDPDGNTTYIDNRGERDHAFEPSHDFEWTPTTREQHVHGEHSHVDILGKVFIETIGGDLTVKVENNTEDGLGIFREPVDNLDQTLDDAEISYAEIGSLILLKVLPFREETYRYLVFNTLTQEVARIDSIGQACQQLPEDHGIIFPGGYYLEEGESKQFADAGEDLEFVRRLRSPNGEDVLYVFHERENGGFLLLPYNLIRKRVQTPIHCNGYTVFSSGRMILFRSISEEPTRVHTMQIWQTPFETEEHAAGKQRDRADTYLEQIGNAELVRGIADLLAVKRAILEQEPTSGVYEKLIASLDRALDSYHWLEHEELDGLAEDLGRIRQTAGQILDEFEKVAAIRGQSAQALAEASRAVDELTRQVDPARWTDPTEPIETLRQLRRQRGHLISLGELRYIDGERLEELMEQAAESFDETARAAVEYLGGDAALEPYHRRLATLEEEISGLSKVTETRHLGEEIATLDEGLRVLADVTGSLDIEDATVRASLLERITEVLTGVNRVRALLDGRRKELRGHEARLEFGAEFKLFSQSVASALALAATPEQCDEAIARLMLTLEEIESRYADLDEFLDELVTKREEVTEAFSAKKQHLLEARQRRAQRLAEASERILASLERRAGSFDAEDDLNAFFAADPMLLKLRDLTERLRETGDQVKAEEIEGAIKAARQEAARTLRDRREIFEAGHLVRLGRHRFAVNSQPFDLTAVTKGDGLQLHLTGTDFFAPIDDPALAEMEDYWTQSVVSETEDLYRGEFLACSILRAAELGEDGLDLDALHVALEEGTLLEVVRAFAAERYDEGYERGVHDHDAARILEYLVSATSTVGLLRYRADARALALLYYATGLDRGGQDLLRRRSASLVRLRSKLDHRAATAALEGELAERIAAYAEELATSERTEPHRGGPPVAASASPAQSAAYLVEQLSEASPEFVVAGDAEDLAEAFQRHLRDQSLDRQLEDDLRALEDLGQRLALARLWLEGFVARGAGNDTPPAAEWTRDEVAVWLALGDRSGVERIVHRPLLAAEVSGLLGSHRRIRDGRVSLRLDELLARFERFRAARVPGFRAYQKLRHEALEKARRDLRLAEFEPKVMSAFVRNRLLDEVYLPLIGDNLAKQIGAAGGDKRTDLMGLLLLISPPGYGKTTLMEYIADRLGLVFVKVNGPALGHSVTSFDPQEAPNATARQEVEKINFAFEMGNNVLLYLDDIQHTSSELLQKFISLCDAQRRVEGIWRGRGRTYDLRGKRFAVCMAGNPYTESGERFQIPDMLANRSDVYNLGDVLSGKDELFALSYIENALTSNPVLAPLAGRNRQDLYHLVRMAGGEKVPADQLEHPYGSAELSEVLAVLAKLLRVQEVLLAVNRQYIASAAQDPRYRTEPRFQLQGSYRNMAKLAEKIVAVMDARELEALLDDHYQGEAQTLTSGAEHNLLKLRELRGVLTDDEEERWREIKQGFAKHQAVGDDEDPVARVTGTLGLLSDRLAEIGREIQRAAEDRTVTLEAPAKDESPTALKVEFGPYLERLQTVLEALSASDTATREALAARPVEATPPPVSAIDPEQVAAIYGQLQALASGLGTIAHTLNQGLQARPAESAQAGTTFQVVQTLQSGVYDILDELTGTVDQGLMESVRSIHRWMKRQEVPPDKRIEKLFSTTLEQLDRMKDLTTALRRIDTQGLKAGES
- a CDS encoding isoprenylcysteine carboxylmethyltransferase family protein; amino-acid sequence: MSSEPKDGARVRMPPPLVFLAAALLGALMERQVIALPLAGAWTLPVGILCLVLGALLIALAMRLFFRSGQDPEPWKPTPSIVAAGIFRWTRNPMYVGMALLQIGAGVLKGYGWIVLTVPLSLWLVYLTAVRHEEEYLTGKFGDEYLRYRASVRRWL
- a CDS encoding phytanoyl-CoA dioxygenase family protein codes for the protein MRPIFQSSDCDQTLRRKGWVRTPLLDSRQVTALRARIDELQPADGFAPGAEDPQRPTYHCTYLDPKVEYRRASDHLIREFFAAPLKELLADYRILTSNIHVKPPGQGALMIHQNWPTTAQLSDTTVTAWCPLIDVDETNGALQVIDGSHKLLPEVANFASTPYFHSFEAALKEKYFVPLETTAGEAVIFDDSLLHYSADNRTGQARVAIQIELVPRELTTVIHWLDPAQPERFEVLAADSDFYVEVGPALFAGRPDLPSLGFVDNRNRQIDEAEFAALLSRGQEIRATIYGA